A genomic stretch from Hydrogenimonas urashimensis includes:
- a CDS encoding dynamin family protein, which produces MTTKERYKKLKQHLKEENPVLLDVIRQYENLDRIAHSLGFLGSEESYTANISWWPLISVLGTFSAGKSTFINNYLGVKVQQSGNQAVDDKFTVICYGNNEKVQTLPGLALDADPRFPFYNISEEVEKVEKGEGSRVNLYLQLKTVKSDVIKGEILIDSPGFDADAQRDSILRITDHIIGMSDLVLIFFDARHPEPGAMRDTLEHLVGTTVGRRDANKMLYILNQIDTTAKEDNLEDVMGAWQRALSQQGLISGNFFAIYNEDAMVAIDDPAVAERLKRKKDEDLARIIERMEGVKIERAYRISKALEDFAKEIVTEKLPLLRKALGRWGRRVMVADLVLAGLIAAGVGSLFTLGMLPSSMGGVVAVYAAAIVLFLFIHFKMRHLFGRMEVKRWMQKDPRIARAIEQNIRWYRPMLRIWLKGWSRRAADKLEHVIDYSKEAIRKLNDQFVSPAGGEGIKS; this is translated from the coding sequence ATGACGACAAAAGAGCGGTACAAAAAGCTCAAGCAGCATCTAAAAGAAGAGAATCCGGTTTTGCTGGATGTCATCAGGCAGTACGAAAATCTGGACAGGATCGCCCACTCCCTGGGATTTCTTGGGTCTGAAGAGAGTTATACAGCCAATATCTCCTGGTGGCCGCTAATCTCCGTTTTGGGAACCTTTTCCGCTGGCAAATCGACTTTCATCAACAACTATCTCGGGGTGAAGGTACAGCAAAGCGGCAACCAGGCGGTCGACGACAAATTCACCGTCATCTGCTACGGCAACAACGAGAAGGTGCAAACCCTTCCGGGTCTGGCGCTCGACGCCGATCCGCGCTTTCCTTTCTACAATATCAGCGAAGAGGTGGAGAAGGTCGAAAAAGGGGAGGGAAGCCGTGTCAACCTCTATCTTCAGCTCAAGACGGTCAAATCGGATGTGATCAAAGGGGAGATTCTGATCGATTCTCCCGGTTTCGATGCCGATGCCCAGCGCGATTCGATACTGCGCATCACCGATCACATTATCGGGATGAGCGATCTGGTGCTCATTTTTTTCGATGCGCGCCATCCGGAACCCGGCGCGATGCGCGATACGCTGGAGCATCTGGTCGGAACGACGGTGGGGCGCAGGGACGCCAACAAGATGCTCTACATTCTCAACCAGATCGATACCACCGCCAAAGAGGACAACCTGGAGGATGTGATGGGCGCCTGGCAGAGGGCGCTCTCGCAGCAGGGGCTCATCTCCGGAAATTTCTTCGCCATCTATAACGAAGACGCGATGGTGGCCATCGACGATCCGGCCGTGGCAGAACGCCTGAAGCGGAAAAAAGACGAGGATCTGGCCAGAATCATCGAGCGGATGGAGGGGGTCAAGATCGAGCGTGCCTATCGCATCTCCAAAGCGCTCGAAGATTTCGCGAAAGAGATCGTTACCGAGAAACTGCCGCTGCTGCGGAAGGCACTCGGTCGCTGGGGCCGCCGCGTTATGGTCGCCGACCTCGTGCTGGCGGGGCTGATCGCCGCCGGTGTCGGCTCTCTTTTCACGCTTGGCATGCTTCCCTCCTCCATGGGAGGGGTGGTGGCAGTCTACGCCGCCGCGATCGTTCTGTTTCTCTTTATCCACTTCAAAATGCGCCATCTCTTCGGACGCATGGAAGTGAAGCGCTGGATGCAGAAAGATCCACGAATCGCCCGTGCGATCGAACAGAATATCCGCTGGTATCGTCCGATGCTGCGTATCTGGTTAAAAGGATGGAGCCGCCGCGCCGCCGATAAACTGGAGCATGTGATCGACTACAGTAAGGAGGCGATCAGAAAACTCAACGACCAGTTCGTCAGTCCAGCAGGTGGTGAAGGCATAAAAAGTTAA
- a CDS encoding penicillin-binding protein 1A, producing the protein MKLLVRLAILAAMALFGYLVYLYFEIGHEVEPLVHYNPPKTTQIFDRNGRLIANVFEKEHRIYVSYDEIPGRVIEALVAIEDTLFFEHHGVNPEAIFRALVKDIKARKMVEGASTLTQQLIKSTLLSREKKIKRKIKEALLSIRLEQELTKEEILERYLNAIFFGHGYYGIRTASLGYFHKDLDELTLKEIAILVGLPKAPSAYDPTRHYANAMARANRVLERMKALGWIDEATYMREIKEAPKVYDDTLTQNRAPYIVDAVINRLLPKYHDIRSGGYRIETAADLEYQAMARDALKYGYEAYRKRHGDDVNISETFNGAMVVLDGRSGDVLAMLGGVDYARSAFNRAVSSRRQPGSAFKPFIYQTALNLGYNPESRIPDIARTYRFDEGNTSKLWQPKNYEKDYKGMITLREALVHSRNLATINLVSEIGITTLHSKLDVFGIEDLPYNLSIALGNIALSPLQMARLYTVFADMGVLHEPRLVVNLYDDKGRLVEHTESVGKEVYPKPQAYLMIDILKDVVRRGTGRNARVKGIDIAGKTGTTNNSVDTWFCSFTPDVETVVWFGNDDNTPLPKHETGGRTAAPVARVFYGALAKKHPEFMRKFEEPEGVYHATRNGKDVIYTDLSPLPAVEASPTEEEIIF; encoded by the coding sequence GTGAAACTGCTAGTCCGCCTCGCCATATTGGCGGCAATGGCCCTTTTCGGGTATCTGGTCTATCTCTATTTCGAAATCGGCCACGAAGTGGAGCCGCTGGTGCATTACAATCCGCCCAAGACGACGCAGATTTTCGATCGCAACGGCCGGCTGATCGCCAACGTTTTTGAAAAGGAGCACCGCATCTATGTTTCCTACGACGAGATTCCGGGCAGGGTGATCGAAGCGCTGGTCGCCATCGAGGATACACTTTTTTTCGAGCATCACGGTGTCAATCCCGAAGCGATTTTCCGGGCGCTTGTCAAAGATATCAAAGCGAGGAAAATGGTCGAGGGGGCATCGACTCTGACCCAGCAGCTGATCAAATCGACGCTTCTGAGCCGTGAGAAGAAGATCAAAAGAAAGATCAAGGAGGCACTCCTTTCGATCCGCCTGGAACAGGAGCTCACGAAAGAGGAGATTCTTGAGCGCTATCTCAACGCGATCTTCTTCGGGCACGGATATTACGGCATCCGGACAGCCTCTTTGGGCTATTTCCACAAAGATCTGGACGAGCTGACACTCAAAGAGATCGCCATTTTAGTCGGTCTTCCCAAAGCGCCGAGCGCCTACGATCCGACGCGCCACTACGCCAACGCGATGGCGCGGGCCAACCGGGTGCTGGAGCGCATGAAGGCACTGGGATGGATCGACGAGGCGACCTATATGCGTGAGATCAAGGAGGCACCGAAGGTGTACGACGACACGCTGACACAAAACCGTGCCCCCTATATCGTCGATGCGGTGATCAACCGGCTGCTTCCGAAATACCACGACATACGTTCGGGCGGATACAGGATCGAAACGGCCGCGGATCTGGAGTATCAGGCGATGGCGCGCGATGCGCTGAAGTACGGTTACGAAGCCTACCGGAAACGGCACGGTGACGATGTGAACATCTCCGAAACCTTCAACGGGGCGATGGTGGTGCTCGACGGCAGGAGCGGGGATGTGCTAGCGATGCTCGGCGGGGTCGACTATGCCCGAAGCGCTTTCAACAGGGCCGTCTCTTCACGGCGCCAGCCGGGTTCGGCTTTCAAACCCTTTATCTATCAGACCGCGCTCAATCTGGGATACAACCCCGAAAGCCGGATTCCCGACATCGCCCGGACCTATCGTTTCGACGAAGGCAACACCAGCAAACTGTGGCAGCCCAAAAACTACGAAAAGGACTACAAAGGGATGATCACGCTGCGGGAGGCACTGGTCCATTCAAGAAACCTGGCGACGATCAACCTCGTGAGCGAAATTGGAATCACGACACTCCACAGCAAACTGGATGTTTTCGGTATCGAGGATCTTCCCTACAACCTCTCCATCGCGCTGGGGAACATCGCCCTCTCCCCTCTTCAGATGGCCCGCCTCTACACGGTTTTTGCTGACATGGGGGTGTTGCACGAACCCAGACTGGTGGTCAACCTCTACGATGACAAAGGCAGACTGGTTGAGCATACAGAGAGCGTGGGCAAAGAGGTCTATCCCAAACCGCAGGCTTATCTGATGATTGATATACTTAAAGATGTGGTACGGCGGGGGACCGGCAGAAACGCGAGGGTCAAAGGGATCGACATTGCAGGAAAGACCGGAACCACCAACAACAGTGTGGATACATGGTTCTGCTCCTTTACACCGGATGTGGAAACGGTTGTCTGGTTCGGAAACGATGACAATACACCCCTTCCAAAACACGAAACGGGCGGTCGGACGGCAGCCCCGGTGGCCCGAGTTTTTTACGGGGCGCTGGCAAAGAAACATCCGGAGTTCATGCGAAAGTTCGAAGAACCCGAAGGGGTTTACCATGCGACCCGGAACGGAAAGGATGTGATCTATACCGATCTCTCCCCGCTGCCTGCCGTGGAGGCCTCCCCCACGGAGGAAGAGATTATATTCTAA